In Macrobrachium nipponense isolate FS-2020 chromosome 36, ASM1510439v2, whole genome shotgun sequence, a genomic segment contains:
- the LOC135203382 gene encoding uncharacterized protein LOC135203382, producing MEIILRVAREILGESSGKMSENEEVKDATKQKREAKKRWDGTQMEEDRIAQKEANKLAKKTVAIAKDRAYDQLYKELDNKEGQGKIFKLAQMRNKSTKEITHIRQIKDKDGNILRNERDIIKRWEEYFEALLNEGNERFLIGDGHTNCGPVTEITKAEVRVALGKLKNSKVVGPDGIPAEAWMALDEAGIDILWQLMKKIMKSEMIAEKWRESILIPIFKEKGDIQCCENYRGIELMSHTLKVFERIMDERSRQQVFICRQQLGFMKGLSTVDGIFALRQIMEKVLHMAFRDLEKAYDRVPHQEIWRCLREREE from the coding sequence ATGGAAATAATACTGAGGGTTGCTAGAGAAATATTGGGTGAGAGTAGTGGCAAGATGTCCGAAAATGAAGAAGTGAAGGATGcaacaaagcaaaagagagaagcaaaAAAAAGGTGGGATGGGACCCAAATGGAAGAGGACCGGATAGCCCAGaaggaagcaaataaattagcaaagaaaactGTAGCAATTGCTAAGGATAGAGCATATGATCAGCTTTACAAAGAGTTAGATAACAAGGAAGGGCAAGGAAAGATCTTTAAACTAGCACAAATGAGAAATAAGAGTACCAAGGAAATAACACACATAAGACAGATTAAGGATAAGGATGGAAATAtactgagaaatgagagagacataataaagagatgggaagaatattttgaggccttattgaatgaaggaaatgaaagatttCTGATAGGAGATGGACACACAAATTGTGGaccagtcacagaaataacaaaagctgagGTTAGAGTGGCACTGGGAAAGTTGAAAAATAGTAAAGTGGTGGGACCGGATGGCATACCTGCAGAAGCCTGGATGGCTCTTGATGAGGCAGGAATTGACATATTGtggcagttaatgaaaaagattatgaAAAGTGAGATGATAGccgaaaaatggagagaaagtatattaatcccaatattcaaagagaaaggggACATTCAATGTTGTGAAAATTACCGAGGAATAGAACTTATGTCACATACACtgaaggtatttgaaagaattatggatgaaagatCACGGCAACAAGTTTTCATCTGTAGACAGCAACTAGGATTCATGAAGGGGCTCAGTACTGTGGATGGTATTTTCGCTCTGAGACAAATCATGGAAAAGGTCTTGCATATGGCCTTTAGagaccttgagaaggcatatgacagagtaccacatcaggaaatatggagatgtctcagggagagagaggagtga